Within Streptomyces sp. SS1-1, the genomic segment ACGCCGACGGCCGCGAGGTGCCAGCTCAGCCGGCTCGCGGACAGCGCGAGCAGACCGGCGGCCAGCGTGAGGGCCCAGCCCTTCACCAGGAACGAGTTGGTCCCCAGCCGCGAGATGGTGGCCTGGATGAACTCCAGGTGCTTGATCCGGTCGGGATGCAGGGGTTCCCGGTCGCCGACCCCCGCGTCCGACCCCTCGCTCAGCGCCGTCACTGTCCGCCCCCTCGGTGAACCGTCCGCCGGGACGATCGTAGTGCGCGGGCGGGTCCGCGGGGGCGGGTAGCGCGAGGTCGAAGGGCCGCTTCCGGACGCCGTGTTCGCCCCGGACGGGCCGCGTTTGAACGGGACGGGTACGGCAACCCGGGGTCAGGTGACCCCCGGCACCGGGCGCTGCTGCCTCTCCGCCCATCTCCCGGCTCTCGCCGCCCTGTCGGCGCTGCCGGGCCCCTGCGAGGTGCTGCGCTCCGGGGCGCGGCTGACGCCCGCCCTGCTGCGGTCGGCGGCCACGGCCGCCCGGTGGCCGCGCGCCCGGCACCCCGACGACCTGGCGGCCGTCCATCTGGAACTGGTCACGCTCACCGAGGACCGCGCGGTCGTCACCTGGTTCACCGGTGTCCCCGGCACCGACGACGGGGCGGGCCGCCCGCTGCCCGCCGTCACCGAGGGCGAGGTCGTCTACGGCACCCATCCGTCCCGGCTGGACCGGGTGGTGTCCGGGGGCCGGCCCACCGCCCACCACCAGGTCGAGCTGACCGGTCTGGAGCCGGGGCGGACGTACTACTACCGGGCCCGCTCGCGCGGGGTCGCCGCCACGCCCACCCCGCTGCACCTGGTGCGCGGCAACGCGGTCGGCACCTCGGCGTTCGGGCTGGGCACCCGCGGCGGCCCGTACTCCTTCACGACCCCGCAGCCGCCGCCCAGCCGGCATCTGCTGTCCATCGCGCTCTGCAACGACCTGCACCTCGGCGAGACCACCGCCGGGCTGGTCGGCGGGCTGCCGCTGCCGCGCGGGGTGCCGCAGCGGGCGGGCGGGGAGCCGTACCCGGAGCTGATGAGCCGGGCGCTGGTCGAGGAGGCCCGGCGGCGCGGGGCGGACGTGCTGCTCGCCGGGGGTGACATCTCGGCCTGCGGGGCGGCGCACGACCTCGCGGAGGCGAGGCGGATCCTCGACGGGTTCGGCACGCTCGGGCGGGACTGGTTCGTCGTGCGCGGCAACCACGACCGGTCGGCGCAGAACACGTTCGCCGCCGCGTTCGTGGACGGCGGTGGCCCCGGCTACTTCGCGCACGACCTCGGCGGGCTGCGCGTCCTGGGGCTCGACACCTACGTCAAGGCTGGCAACGGCTCCGACGCCGGCGGCCTCGGCCGCGAGCAACTGGCCTGGTTGCAGCACATGTTGAGGGAGCAGCCGGACCAGCCGACGCTGGTGTTCGGGCATCATCCGCTGACCGTGCGGGACTCGGTGTTCCCGGTGACCCGCGGCCACTGTCTGGACCGCGGGCAGGCCGGTGCCGTCCTCGACGCCTACGCGGACGCGCCGGGCGTCTTCCTGCACCACGCGGGCCACACGCACCGCAACAAGCGCACGGTGCTGGCCCGGGCCCCGCACGTCGTCCAGCAGGAGGTGGCGGCGGCCAAGGAGTACCCGGGCGGCTTCACCCTGCTCCGCGTCCACACGGGCGGCTACGCCCTGAACCACTACAAGGCGGGCGATCTGGCGGCCCGTCAATGGAGCGAGCGCAGCCGGCGCGTCGCCGCGGGCCTGTGGCCGCACCACTCGCTGGGCCGCTCGGTCGCCGACCGCAACAGCGTGACGGTCCGTGACCTGTCGGGGATCGCGGGACGGGCCTGAGGGACCGGCCGGGTCATCCCGCGTGCAGCATCAGCCCGATCCCGGCGACCAGCAGGAACGCGGCCGCGATGCGGGGCGCCCCGAAGCGCTCCTTGAAGAAGACGGCGCCGATGGCGGCGCCGACGATGATGGAGGACTCGCGCAGCGCCGCGACCGGCGCCAGTTCCGCCTGGGTCTGCGCCCACAGGACCAGGGCGTACGCGGCGACGGACAGGCCCGCGCCGAGCAGTCCGAGGCCCGCGTACGGCCGCAGCGCGGCCCCGGCCGAACCGCCCCGGCGGGCCAGGGTGAACGCGGGGATCACGAGGCCCTGGAGCAGCATCAGCCAGGCGATGTAGCCGAGGGACGACCCCGACGCGCGGACGCCGAGGCCGTCGAGCAGGGTGTACGCGGCGATGGTCAGCCCGGTGGCGAGGGCGGCGCCGATCGCCGCCCAGTCGGGGCGCCGGCCGCGCAGTCCCCACAGGGCGACGCCGGTCAGTCCCGCGCTGGACAGGGCGATGCCGGCGGCCGCCCAGCCGTCCGGCACCTCGTGGGCGAACACGGCGGCGAGGACGGCGACCACGAGGGGCGCGGTGCCGCGGGCGATGGGGTACGCCTGCCCGAAGTCCCCCAGCCGGAACGACGTCATGAGCAGCGCGTAGTACAGGACGTGGACGAGCGCGGAGGCGAGGAGGAACGGCCAGGCACCCGCCGCCGGGAACGTCCCGAAGGGCATGAGGGCGGTCCCGATGAGCGCGCCGCCGCCCGCGATGAGGGTGAACCCGACCAGCTTGTCGGTGATGCGGTGCGCGATGGCGTTCCAGCCGGCGTGGGTGACGGCGGCCGTCAGGACGGCGGCGGTGACCAGGGGGGTCACTGCTCGCGCACGTCCACGAGGGCGGCGCCGGCGTGGGCGACGAGGTCCTTGGGCCCGATCGGGAAGACGGCGTGCGGGTTCCCGGCGGCGGCCCACACGACCTCGTGCTCCAGCAGCGACCGGTCGGCGAGGACGCGGGTGCGGGTGCGGTGCCCGAAGGGCGGCACGCCTCCGATGGCGTATCCGGTGGTCTCGCGGACGACGTCGGCCTTGGCGCGGGTGACCTTCGCGGCGCCGAGTTCCTCCCGCACCCGGTCGAGGTCGACGCGGGAGGCGCCGTCCATGAGGACCAGGACGGGGACGCCGTCGGCGGCGAAGATCAGGGACTTGCAGATCTCGCTGAGTTCGCAGCCGATCGCGGCGGCGGCCTCGGCGGCGGTGCGGGTGGCGTCCGGGAAGCGGCGGACGCGGGGCAGCAGTTCGCCGAGGCCCAGGTCCCGCAGGGCGTCGGCGAACCGGGGGTGGGCTCCGGAGCCGGTGCTGTCGGTCGTCGTCATGCACGGCACGCTAGCGGTGTGTGTACGGGCCACGCGAGCCCGTTCCGCGTGCCGGACCGGCACGGCGGAGGCCGGTGAGGGCGCCCCGTCCCCACGGAGCCCTCGCCGGCCGGTCCTGTTCAGCGGCCGCGGATCACACGAGGGCGGCCGCGCGGTCCGCGTCCGGGTCGGTGTCCTTGCCGTCCCCGGGGGTGCGCAGGCCCTCGCCCTCCACGTCCACGTCGGGCAGGGCACGGTCCAGCCACTTGGGCAGCCACCAGGCCCGCTTGCCGAGCAGGGCGAGGACCGCCGGGACGATGGCCATGCGGACGACGAAGGCGTCGAAGAACACCGCGATCGCCAGGCCGAAGCCGATCATCTTGACCATGGACTCGCTGGAGCCGATGAAGCCGGCGAAGACCGCCATCATGATCACCGCGGCGGCGGTGACGACCCGGGCGCCGTGCCGGAAGCCGGTGACGATGGCCTGTCCCGGCTTCTCGCCGTGGACGTACGCCTCGCGCATCCGGGTCACGAGGAAGACCTCGTAGTCCATGGCGAGACCGAAGACCACCCCGACCATGAAGATCGGCATCATCGACATGACCGGTCCGGTCTCCTCGACGCCGAGCAGGCTCCCGAACCAGCCCCACTGGAAGACGGCGACGACCGCGCCGAGGGCCGCGAGGACGCTCAGCAGGAAGCCGAGGGCCGCCTTGAGCGGGACGAGGACCGAGCGGAACACCACGATCAGCAGCAGGAAGGCCAGGCCGACGACCAGCGCGAGATACGGCAGCAGGGCGTCGTTCAGCTTCTGCGAGACGTCGATGTTCATCGCGGTGGAGCCGGTGACCAGCACGGTGGCGTCGCTGTCGGCCTGGATGCGGGCGCCCTCGTCCCGGATGGAGTGCACCAGGTCCTCGGTGGTGACCGACGACGGCTTGGCGTTCGGGATGACGGTGATGGTGGCGGTGTCACCGGCCTTGTTGGGCGCGGCCGGCGTCACGGTGGCCACGTGGTCCAGCCGCTCGATGGTGCTGCCGACGTCGCCGAAGACGGCCTTCGGGTCGTCGGTGCCGCGGGCGTCGACGACGACCATCAGCGGTCCGTTGAAGCCCGGCCCGAAGCCGTCGGAGAGCAGGTCGTAGGCGCGGCGCTGGGTGGTGGACACCGGCTGCGAGCCGTCGTCGCCGAGCCCGAGTTCCAGGGAGGTCGCGGGGACGGCGGCCGCGCCGAGTCCGAGGACGCCGAGCAGCAGCACGGCGACGGGGCGGCGGACGACGAAGCTGGCCCAGCGGGTGCCCATGTTGGGCTTCGCGGTGCCGGACGCGGCCTTGCGCTCGGCACGCCGGCCGCCCATCCAGCGGCTCTTGGCGCCGGCGGGGCGGACCCTGCGGCCGGCGTAGCCGAGCAGCGCGGGGATCATCGTCAGGGCGATGAGGACGGCGATCACGACGGTGCCGGCGGCGGCGATGCCCATCTTGCTGAGCATGGGGATGTTGACGACCGACAGGCCGACGAGGGCGATGACGACGGTCAGTCCGGCGAAGACCACGGCGGAGCCGGCGGTGCCGACGGCCCGTCCGGCCGCCTCCTCGCGGTCGCGTCCCTCGGCGAGCTCGGCCCGGTAGCGGGAGACGATGAACAGGGCGTAGTCGATGCCGACGGCGAGGCCGATCATCGTCGCGAGGATCGAGGTGGTGGAGCCGAGTTCCAGCGCGGAGGCCAGGGCGCCGATCGTGGAGACGCCGATGCCGACGCCGATCAGCGCGGTGAGCAGCGGGAGTCCGGCCGCGACGAGCGAGCCGAAGGTGATGACGAGGACGACGGCGGCGATCGCGATGCCGATGACCTCGGTCGCCCCGGTCTCGGGAGCCGTCTGGAGGGCGTCGCCGCCGATCTCGACGGTCAGTCCCGTGTCACGGGCGTCCTGCGCGGCGTCCTCCAGTGCCTCGCGCGAGGTGTCCGCCAGCTCCATGCCGGAGACCTTGTACTTCACCGACGCGTAGGCGATCGTGCCGTCCTCGCTGACGGCGTTCGCGGTGTACGGGTCGGCGACGGAGGCCACCTCGGAGCCGTCGGACAGCTCCCGGACGGTGTCCTTCACGGCCGTCCTGTTCCCGGCGTCGGTCATCTTCTGGCCGTCGGGGGCCTTGAAGACGACCCGGGCGGTGGCGCCGTCGGCGCTCATCCCGGGGAAACGTTCATCCAGCAGGTCGAAGGCCTTCTGGGCCTCGGTGCCGGGGATGGAGAAGGACGTGCTGCCCGCGCTCGGGGCGGTGGCCGCGCCGACCCCCGCGAGGGCGAGCAGCGCGACCCAGATGAGGGCGACGAAGTGGCGTCGCCTGAAGGCGAGCCGGCCGAGTTTGTACAGGAACGTGGCCACGAGGGCGTCTCCCGGTCAGGTCGTGGGTTGGTTCTGGGCAGGGGTGATCAGCCCGACGACGTGAGCGGTTACGTCAGGAAGGGGCTTGCGTGAGGGGACCCGTCAGCCGACGGGGACGCCGAGGGCGGGGAGGACGACGGCGTCGATGTAGGAGGTGAGGAAGGCCTTCGTCGGCGGCATGTCGTCGATCAGCGTGCGCGTGGCGAACGCGCCGATGAGCATGTGCACGACGTAGTCGAGCGCGGGGCTGTCGGCGCGGACCTCGCCGCGGTCGACGGCCCGTTGCACGATCCGCCGGAACTCCGCCATCTCGGGTTCGATGAGGAGTTCCTTGAACGCCTGCAGGAGGTCGGGGTTGTTGTGCACCGCCATGAACAGACCGCGCATCAGCGCGGCGTTCTGCTGCATGGTGCAGTCGTCCTCCTGGGACGTGAGGGTGTGGAGGTCGCCCCGCAGGGACCCGGTGTCGATGTCGGAGACGTTGCCCGGCTTGGTGTGCCGGATCGCCTTGACCACCAGCTCCGGCTTGCCGCCCCACTGGCGGTAGAGCGTCGCCTTGCTGGACCGGGTGCGGGCCGCCACGGCGTCCATGGTGAGGGCGTCGTAGCCGACCTCCCGGAGCAGGTCGAGCACGGCCGCGTACAGCTCGGCCTCGCGCTCGGGGGTGATGCGTGAACGCCGTGTCGTGGACACCTCGGTCATCGCTGCCACCCTCCTCCTCCGAACGATACGGTTTCGTACACCTGAGACGATAGCGCACCCCCCTAACGAAACGAAACGGTTTCGTACGTGGCCTGGGTCACGGACGGCGATTCCCGGCCACCCGGGCCCGGCGCCCCTCCGAACGGGCGACCAACGGGCGGTACGACACGAGTTGCCCCCATAAGCCCCCGGGCGAAGCA encodes:
- a CDS encoding purple acid phosphatase family protein, with amino-acid sequence MTPGTGRCCLSAHLPALAALSALPGPCEVLRSGARLTPALLRSAATAARWPRARHPDDLAAVHLELVTLTEDRAVVTWFTGVPGTDDGAGRPLPAVTEGEVVYGTHPSRLDRVVSGGRPTAHHQVELTGLEPGRTYYYRARSRGVAATPTPLHLVRGNAVGTSAFGLGTRGGPYSFTTPQPPPSRHLLSIALCNDLHLGETTAGLVGGLPLPRGVPQRAGGEPYPELMSRALVEEARRRGADVLLAGGDISACGAAHDLAEARRILDGFGTLGRDWFVVRGNHDRSAQNTFAAAFVDGGGPGYFAHDLGGLRVLGLDTYVKAGNGSDAGGLGREQLAWLQHMLREQPDQPTLVFGHHPLTVRDSVFPVTRGHCLDRGQAGAVLDAYADAPGVFLHHAGHTHRNKRTVLARAPHVVQQEVAAAKEYPGGFTLLRVHTGGYALNHYKAGDLAARQWSERSRRVAAGLWPHHSLGRSVADRNSVTVRDLSGIAGRA
- a CDS encoding EamA family transporter, yielding MTPLVTAAVLTAAVTHAGWNAIAHRITDKLVGFTLIAGGGALIGTALMPFGTFPAAGAWPFLLASALVHVLYYALLMTSFRLGDFGQAYPIARGTAPLVVAVLAAVFAHEVPDGWAAAGIALSSAGLTGVALWGLRGRRPDWAAIGAALATGLTIAAYTLLDGLGVRASGSSLGYIAWLMLLQGLVIPAFTLARRGGSAGAALRPYAGLGLLGAGLSVAAYALVLWAQTQAELAPVAALRESSIIVGAAIGAVFFKERFGAPRIAAAFLLVAGIGLMLHAG
- a CDS encoding YbaK/EbsC family protein codes for the protein MTTTDSTGSGAHPRFADALRDLGLGELLPRVRRFPDATRTAAEAAAAIGCELSEICKSLIFAADGVPVLVLMDGASRVDLDRVREELGAAKVTRAKADVVRETTGYAIGGVPPFGHRTRTRVLADRSLLEHEVVWAAAGNPHAVFPIGPKDLVAHAGAALVDVREQ
- a CDS encoding MMPL family transporter; the encoded protein is MATFLYKLGRLAFRRRHFVALIWVALLALAGVGAATAPSAGSTSFSIPGTEAQKAFDLLDERFPGMSADGATARVVFKAPDGQKMTDAGNRTAVKDTVRELSDGSEVASVADPYTANAVSEDGTIAYASVKYKVSGMELADTSREALEDAAQDARDTGLTVEIGGDALQTAPETGATEVIGIAIAAVVLVITFGSLVAAGLPLLTALIGVGIGVSTIGALASALELGSTTSILATMIGLAVGIDYALFIVSRYRAELAEGRDREEAAGRAVGTAGSAVVFAGLTVVIALVGLSVVNIPMLSKMGIAAAGTVVIAVLIALTMIPALLGYAGRRVRPAGAKSRWMGGRRAERKAASGTAKPNMGTRWASFVVRRPVAVLLLGVLGLGAAAVPATSLELGLGDDGSQPVSTTQRRAYDLLSDGFGPGFNGPLMVVVDARGTDDPKAVFGDVGSTIERLDHVATVTPAAPNKAGDTATITVIPNAKPSSVTTEDLVHSIRDEGARIQADSDATVLVTGSTAMNIDVSQKLNDALLPYLALVVGLAFLLLIVVFRSVLVPLKAALGFLLSVLAALGAVVAVFQWGWFGSLLGVEETGPVMSMMPIFMVGVVFGLAMDYEVFLVTRMREAYVHGEKPGQAIVTGFRHGARVVTAAAVIMMAVFAGFIGSSESMVKMIGFGLAIAVFFDAFVVRMAIVPAVLALLGKRAWWLPKWLDRALPDVDVEGEGLRTPGDGKDTDPDADRAAALV
- a CDS encoding TetR/AcrR family transcriptional regulator, which encodes MTEVSTTRRSRITPEREAELYAAVLDLLREVGYDALTMDAVAARTRSSKATLYRQWGGKPELVVKAIRHTKPGNVSDIDTGSLRGDLHTLTSQEDDCTMQQNAALMRGLFMAVHNNPDLLQAFKELLIEPEMAEFRRIVQRAVDRGEVRADSPALDYVVHMLIGAFATRTLIDDMPPTKAFLTSYIDAVVLPALGVPVG